One part of the Amphiura filiformis chromosome 5, Afil_fr2py, whole genome shotgun sequence genome encodes these proteins:
- the LOC140153088 gene encoding avidin-like: MASEKEADNAPLLRGKWYNELGSMMFIERVHSDGVFHGWYETAVGRQTGVKFPLVGKISTSQTNPTFGFTVVWKESTTTWVGQFFDRNGEQTLLTTWILRNDNTYEDDWESTLIGKDQFKRTESPKK; encoded by the exons ATGGCGAGTGAAAAAGAAGCTGATAATG CACCTCTCCTGCGTGGAAAGTGGTACAACGAACTGGGCTCTATGATGTTCATTGAGAGGGTTCATAGCGACGGAGTCTTCCATGGCTGGTACGAAACTGCAGTTGGCAGGCAAACAGGTGTCAAGTTCCCGCTGGTTGGCAAGATATCAACCAGCCAGACCAATCCAACGTTCGGCTTCACTGTGGTGTGGAAAGAGTCTACAACGACTTGGGTAGGTCAGTTCTTCGACCGTAATGGAGAACAAACTCTGCTGACTACGTGGATTTTGAGGAATGACAATACGTACGAGGATGATTGGGAAAGCACTTT GATTGGCAAGGATCAGTTCAAACGCACCGAATCACCAAAGAAATGA